GCTAATCACAAAACGGGGCGTGGATACGGCGATCGTCTTGTCCTTTGCGGACTATCGCAGACTGTTACTGCACCAGAAAAAACTATTGGAATTCTTTCGCATTTCGCCGCTGGTTGGCGTGGATCTCGATCTCAGGCGAGATACCAGTCCGTTGCGCAACGAGGAGGTCCTGTGAAGAACCTGTTGGATACCAATGTGATCTCGGAGCTTGTCGCTGCGCGTCCCAACGAGCGCGTTGTTGCCTGGATTGATGCAATTGATCCCGCCAGTGTGTACCTCAGTGTGGTGACTGTCGGTGAATTAGCAAAGGGCATCGCGAAACTCGCCGAGTCGGCCCGCAAAACTGCACTTCATCGCTGGTTGACCGAGGATCTGTTGATCCGCTTCGACGATAACCACATTTTGGAACTTAACGTTCCCGTGATGCTGGTCTGGGGAGAATTGGTTGGCCGTTTGGAGCGGAGCGGGCATCCCCTGCCGGCGATGGACTCACTCATCGCAGCCATTGCCCTGTACCATCAGTGTGTCCTGGTCACACGCAATGACGCCGATTTTCGAGACACGGGCGTTTCGGTATTCAATCCCTGGCAATGATCGCTGCCAGAGATCGGATCGCAGGTGGTTGTGTCGGAGATTCTCGCGGGCAAGCGTGAGTTGAAAAACACATCCTGCCAGCGTCCCTGGCAGGATGTTCCTTATCAGGCGATTACCACATCGCTCGGTGTGAAGAAGTGAATGTTGCCC
The sequence above is drawn from the Candidatus Amarolinea dominans genome and encodes:
- a CDS encoding type II toxin-antitoxin system Phd/YefM family antitoxin, coding for MTQVWQLQEAKSRFSEVVEEAVKNGPQLITKRGVDTAIVLSFADYRRLLLHQKKLLEFFRISPLVGVDLDLRRDTSPLRNEEVL
- a CDS encoding type II toxin-antitoxin system VapC family toxin, producing MKNLLDTNVISELVAARPNERVVAWIDAIDPASVYLSVVTVGELAKGIAKLAESARKTALHRWLTEDLLIRFDDNHILELNVPVMLVWGELVGRLERSGHPLPAMDSLIAAIALYHQCVLVTRNDADFRDTGVSVFNPWQ